Proteins encoded within one genomic window of Sphaerotilus montanus:
- the narH gene encoding nitrate reductase subunit beta → MKVRAQIGMVLNLDKCIGCHTCSVTCKNVWTSRPGVEYAWFNNVETKPGIGYPKEWENQSKWNGGWVRKADGSIEPRQGGKWKLLMKIFANPNLPEIDDYYEPFTFDYDHLQSAPEMKASPTARPRSLITGQQMDKIVWGPNWEEILGGEYAKRSVDSNLDNFDAAQKAMVGEFENTFMMYLPRLCEHCLNPACVASCPSGSIYKREEDGIVLIDQDKCRGWRMCVSGCPYKKIYYNWKSGKAEKCIFCYPRIEAGQPTVCSETCVGRIRYLGVLLYDADRIQEAASVERDKDLYQAQLDIFLDPNDPKVIEQARKDGIPDAWMAAARKSPVYKMAIDWKVALPLHPEYRTLPMVWYVPPLSPITAATQAGHVGHNGQLPDVNQLRIPVQYLANLLTAGDTIPVVRALERMLAMRAFQRSKHVDGETNLAVLQQVGLTQDMVEDMYHTMAIANYEDRFVIPSTHREYAENTFNVRGGCGFSFGNGCSEGTGETSLFGSEKRRTIPIQAEI, encoded by the coding sequence ATGAAAGTCCGCGCACAGATCGGCATGGTGCTGAACCTGGACAAGTGCATCGGTTGCCACACCTGCTCGGTGACCTGCAAGAACGTCTGGACCAGCCGCCCCGGGGTGGAATACGCCTGGTTCAACAACGTCGAGACCAAGCCCGGCATCGGCTACCCGAAGGAGTGGGAGAACCAGAGCAAGTGGAACGGTGGCTGGGTGCGCAAGGCGGACGGTTCGATCGAGCCGCGCCAGGGCGGCAAGTGGAAGCTCTTGATGAAGATCTTCGCCAACCCGAACCTGCCGGAGATCGACGACTACTACGAGCCCTTCACCTTCGACTACGACCACCTGCAGAGCGCGCCCGAGATGAAGGCCAGCCCGACCGCCCGGCCGCGCAGCCTCATCACCGGCCAGCAGATGGACAAGATCGTCTGGGGCCCGAACTGGGAAGAGATCCTCGGCGGCGAGTACGCCAAGCGCAGCGTGGACAGCAACCTCGACAACTTCGACGCGGCGCAGAAGGCCATGGTCGGCGAGTTCGAGAACACCTTCATGATGTACCTGCCGCGCTTGTGCGAGCACTGCCTGAACCCGGCGTGCGTGGCGAGCTGCCCCAGCGGCAGCATCTACAAGCGCGAGGAAGACGGCATCGTGCTGATCGACCAGGACAAGTGCCGGGGCTGGCGCATGTGCGTGTCGGGCTGCCCGTACAAGAAGATCTATTACAACTGGAAGAGCGGCAAGGCCGAGAAGTGCATCTTCTGCTACCCGCGCATCGAGGCGGGCCAGCCGACGGTGTGCTCGGAGACCTGCGTGGGCCGGATCCGCTACCTCGGCGTGCTGCTGTATGACGCCGACCGCATCCAGGAAGCCGCCAGCGTCGAGCGCGACAAGGACCTGTACCAGGCGCAGCTCGACATCTTCCTCGACCCGAACGACCCGAAGGTGATCGAGCAGGCGCGCAAGGACGGCATTCCCGACGCCTGGATGGCGGCGGCCCGCAAGAGCCCCGTCTACAAGATGGCGATCGACTGGAAGGTCGCGCTGCCGCTGCATCCGGAATACCGCACGCTGCCGATGGTCTGGTACGTGCCGCCGCTGTCGCCCATCACGGCAGCGACCCAGGCGGGCCACGTCGGCCACAACGGCCAGCTCCCGGACGTGAACCAGCTGCGCATCCCGGTGCAGTACCTGGCCAACCTGCTGACGGCGGGCGACACGATTCCGGTCGTGCGGGCGCTGGAGCGGATGCTGGCGATGCGCGCCTTCCAGCGCAGCAAGCACGTCGATGGCGAGACGAATCTGGCCGTGTTGCAGCAGGTCGGCCTCACGCAGGACATGGTCGAGGACATGTACCACACGATGGCGATCGCCAACTACGAGGACCGCTTCGTCATCCCGAGCACGCACCGCGAGTACGCCGAGAACACCTTCAACGTGCGCGGCGGCTGCGGCTTCAGCTTCGGCAACGGCTGCTCCGAAGGCACGGGCGAGACCAGCCTGTTCGGCAGCGAGAAGCGCCGGACCATCCCGATCCAGGCGGAGATCTGA
- the narJ gene encoding nitrate reductase molybdenum cofactor assembly chaperone encodes MGLFTTPFPSGPKPAPRTLRALARLLGYPDAELRAHLPQIREVLHAEGALPAARLAELDALIASLTRQSDLDAEADYVQLFDSGRRTALHLFEHVHGDSRERGPAMIDLAQTYEKAGLYLAEGEMPDHLPVVLEFASTQPPREAVAFLGEIAHLINVVFNALEKRESRYASLMGALLDLAGEPPRAVQIADEDAIDAVWDEPVAFDGCSSGAAGAGTAPGQPQPVHIVRRAGHQAPTPPGATA; translated from the coding sequence ATGGGCCTGTTCACGACACCCTTTCCGAGCGGCCCGAAGCCCGCGCCGCGCACGCTGCGCGCGCTGGCCCGGCTGCTCGGCTATCCCGACGCCGAGCTGCGCGCCCACCTGCCGCAGATCCGCGAGGTGCTCCATGCCGAAGGCGCGCTGCCGGCTGCACGGCTGGCCGAACTCGATGCGCTGATCGCCAGCCTGACGCGCCAGAGCGACCTCGACGCCGAGGCCGACTACGTGCAGCTCTTCGACAGCGGCCGGCGCACCGCGCTGCACCTGTTCGAGCATGTCCACGGTGACTCGCGCGAGCGGGGCCCGGCCATGATCGACCTGGCGCAGACCTACGAGAAAGCGGGCCTCTACCTGGCCGAAGGCGAGATGCCGGACCACCTGCCGGTGGTGCTGGAGTTCGCCTCGACGCAGCCGCCGCGCGAGGCGGTGGCCTTCCTCGGCGAGATCGCGCACCTGATCAATGTGGTCTTCAACGCGCTGGAAAAGCGCGAGAGCCGCTACGCCAGCCTGATGGGCGCGCTGCTCGACCTGGCGGGCGAGCCGCCGCGCGCCGTGCAGATCGCCGACGAGGACGCCATCGACGCCGTCTGGGACGAGCCGGTGGCCTTTGACGGCTGCAGCAGCGGGGCGGCCGGCGCGGGCACGGCGCCGGGACAGCCGCAACCCGTCCACATCGTCCGCCGTGCCGGACACCAGGCACCAACCCCACCGGGAGCCACCGCATGA